In one window of Acipenser ruthenus chromosome 34, fAciRut3.2 maternal haplotype, whole genome shotgun sequence DNA:
- the LOC117409817 gene encoding choline transporter-like protein 2 isoform X2, with translation MEPEDKTPDNRYGEPQKYDPTFKGPIHNRGCTDIVCCILFIVAIIGYFIVGIVAWSHGDPRKVIYPTDSRGQFCGQAGTELEKTPFLFYFNIMKCASPLVLLEFQCPTTQICVEKCPDKFMTLLKAFANPSDMDYYKKFCKPEFAGMTKLSAPEVLRDGYCPAMLIPSRPFTRRCFPALRAKKGVITVNNHTTFDDGMGERRNVTDLLEGAKKANVVLEARQVAMKIFEDYTVSWHWILLGLVIAMVISLIFVVLLRFLAGIMVWVMIVLVLLVLGYGIFHCYMEYAALKQTPGADVSIRELGLLTDFTVYLQLRQTWLAFMIILCIIEVVIILLLIFLRKRIVIAIALIKEASRAVGHVMCSLIYPLLTFALLALVIAYWAITAVFLSTSNEPVYKVFPNNTNNESSCIYSRKTCDPQTFNTTNMTKACPDAKCLFAFYGGETYYHKYLIFFQFYNVFLFFWCANFVTALGQVTLAGAFASFYWAFKKPDDMPAFPIFTSLGRALRYHTGSLAFGSLILSIVQVIRVLLEYLDHKLKGHQNKFTKFLLCCLKCCFWCLEKFIKFLNRNAYIMIAIYGKNFCTSARNAFFLLMRNIVRVAVLNKVTEFLLFLGKLLIVGSVGILSFFFFSGRIKPIEDTAPTLNYYWVPILTVVIGSYFIAHGFFSVYGMCVDTLFLCFCEDLERNDGSEEKPYYMSMELHDILSKSHVLETEDKSTETQE, from the exons CCTGGTCTCACGGAGACCCGAGGAAAGTGATCTATCCCACTGACAGCAGGGGGCAGTTCTGTGGGCAGGCTGGCACCGAACTCGA GAAGACTCCCTTCCTGTTTTACTTCAACATCATGAAGTGTGCCAGCCCCCTGGTGCTGCTGGAGTTCCAGTGCCCCACGACCCAG ATCTGTGTGGAGAAGTGCCCGGATAAATTCATGACGTTATTGAAGGCGTTTGCCAATCCCTCAGACATGGACTATTACAAGAAGTTCTGTAAGCCTGAGTTTGCTGGCATGACCAAACTG AGTGCTCCGGAGGTTCTTCGAGATGGATACTGTCCAGCCATGCTGATTCCCAGCAGACCAT TCACACGCCGCTGTTTCCCGGCTCTCCGGGCTAAGAAAGGCGTGATCACCGTCAATAACCACACCACGTTCGACGACGGGATGGGGGAGAGACGCAACGTTACAGATCTGCTCGAGGGGGCCAA GAAAGCCAACGTGGTGCTAGAGGCCCGTCAGGTAGCCATGAAGATATTTGAAGACTACACTGTGTCCTGGCACTGGATTCTCCT TGGCCTGGTCATCGCCATGGTGATCAGTCTGATCTTCGTCGTGCTCCTGCGCTTCCTGGCTGGAATTATGGTCTGGGTGATGATCGTGCTGGTCCTCTTGGTCCTGGGTTATG GGATATTCCACTGTTACATGGAGTACGCTGCTCTGAAACAAACCCCTGGGGCTGACGTCAGCATCAGAGAGCTGGGCCTGCTGACCGACTTCACTGTGTACCTGCAGCTGAGACAAACCTGGCTGGCTTTCA TGATTATCTTGTGTATCATTGAGGTCGTCATCATCCTGCTTCTGATTTTCCTTCGCAAACGGATTGTCATCGCCATAGCCCTGATCAAGGAGGCCAGCAG ggcgGTCGGTCACGTCATGTGCTCCCTGATCTATCCCCTGTTGACCTTTGCCCTCCTGGCTCTCGTCATCGCCTACTGGGCCATCACCGCGGT CTTCTTATCCACCTCCAACGAGCCTGTTTACAAAGTGTTTCCAAACAACACGAACAACGAGTCATCGTGCATCTACTCCAGAAAAACATGCGACCCACAG acttTCAACACCACCAACATGACGAAGGCGTGCCCGGATGCGAAGTGCTTGTTTGCGTTCTACGGCGGCGAGACGTACTACCACAAGTACCTCATCTTCTTCCAgttctacaacgtcttcctcttCTTCTGGTGCGCCAACTTCGTGACGGCCCTGGGGCAGGTGACGCTGGCAGGAGCCTTCGCCTCCTTCTACTGGGCCTTCAAGAAACCCGACGACATGCCCGCTTTCCCCATCTTCACCTCGCTCGGCCGGGCGCTCAG GtaccacacggggtcgctggcgTTCGGATCGCTCATCCTGTCTATTGTGCAGGTCATCAGAGTCCTGCTGGAATACCTGGACCACAAACTCAAAG GTCACCAGAACAAGTTCACCAAGTTCCTGCTGTGTTGTTTGAAGTGCTGTTTCTGGTGCCTGGAAAAGTTCATCAAGTTCCTGAACAGAAACGCCTACATCATG atcgCAATCTATGGAAAAAACTTCTGCACCTCTGCTAGGAACGCCTTCTTCCTCCTCATGAGAAATATCGTTAG GGTTGCGGTTCTGAACAAAGTAACAGAATTCCTGCTCTTCTTGGGGAAGCTTCTTATCGTCGGAAGTGTTG GGATCCtgtctttcttcttcttttcagGGAGAATAAAACCCATTGAGGACACCGCCCCAACACTCAACTACTACTGGGTCCCTATACTG ACGGTGGTGATCGGGTCGTACTTCATCGCTCACGGCTTCTTCAGTGTCTACGGCATGTGTGTGGACACGCTGTTCCTGTGTTTCT GCGAGGACCTGGAGAGGAACGATGGCTCCGAAGAAAAACCGTACTACATGTCCATGGAGCTCCATGACATCCTGTCTAAGAGCCACGTCCTGGAGACTGAGGACAAGAGTACAGAAACCCAGGAGTAG
- the LOC117409817 gene encoding choline transporter-like protein 2 isoform X1: MGSEGESYFGKHGEPQKYDPTFKGPIHNRGCTDIVCCILFIVAIIGYFIVGIVAWSHGDPRKVIYPTDSRGQFCGQAGTELEKTPFLFYFNIMKCASPLVLLEFQCPTTQICVEKCPDKFMTLLKAFANPSDMDYYKKFCKPEFAGMTKLSAPEVLRDGYCPAMLIPSRPFTRRCFPALRAKKGVITVNNHTTFDDGMGERRNVTDLLEGAKKANVVLEARQVAMKIFEDYTVSWHWILLGLVIAMVISLIFVVLLRFLAGIMVWVMIVLVLLVLGYGIFHCYMEYAALKQTPGADVSIRELGLLTDFTVYLQLRQTWLAFMIILCIIEVVIILLLIFLRKRIVIAIALIKEASRAVGHVMCSLIYPLLTFALLALVIAYWAITAVFLSTSNEPVYKVFPNNTNNESSCIYSRKTCDPQTFNTTNMTKACPDAKCLFAFYGGETYYHKYLIFFQFYNVFLFFWCANFVTALGQVTLAGAFASFYWAFKKPDDMPAFPIFTSLGRALRYHTGSLAFGSLILSIVQVIRVLLEYLDHKLKGHQNKFTKFLLCCLKCCFWCLEKFIKFLNRNAYIMIAIYGKNFCTSARNAFFLLMRNIVRVAVLNKVTEFLLFLGKLLIVGSVGILSFFFFSGRIKPIEDTAPTLNYYWVPILTVVIGSYFIAHGFFSVYGMCVDTLFLCFCEDLERNDGSEEKPYYMSMELHDILSKSHVLETEDKSTETQE, encoded by the exons CCTGGTCTCACGGAGACCCGAGGAAAGTGATCTATCCCACTGACAGCAGGGGGCAGTTCTGTGGGCAGGCTGGCACCGAACTCGA GAAGACTCCCTTCCTGTTTTACTTCAACATCATGAAGTGTGCCAGCCCCCTGGTGCTGCTGGAGTTCCAGTGCCCCACGACCCAG ATCTGTGTGGAGAAGTGCCCGGATAAATTCATGACGTTATTGAAGGCGTTTGCCAATCCCTCAGACATGGACTATTACAAGAAGTTCTGTAAGCCTGAGTTTGCTGGCATGACCAAACTG AGTGCTCCGGAGGTTCTTCGAGATGGATACTGTCCAGCCATGCTGATTCCCAGCAGACCAT TCACACGCCGCTGTTTCCCGGCTCTCCGGGCTAAGAAAGGCGTGATCACCGTCAATAACCACACCACGTTCGACGACGGGATGGGGGAGAGACGCAACGTTACAGATCTGCTCGAGGGGGCCAA GAAAGCCAACGTGGTGCTAGAGGCCCGTCAGGTAGCCATGAAGATATTTGAAGACTACACTGTGTCCTGGCACTGGATTCTCCT TGGCCTGGTCATCGCCATGGTGATCAGTCTGATCTTCGTCGTGCTCCTGCGCTTCCTGGCTGGAATTATGGTCTGGGTGATGATCGTGCTGGTCCTCTTGGTCCTGGGTTATG GGATATTCCACTGTTACATGGAGTACGCTGCTCTGAAACAAACCCCTGGGGCTGACGTCAGCATCAGAGAGCTGGGCCTGCTGACCGACTTCACTGTGTACCTGCAGCTGAGACAAACCTGGCTGGCTTTCA TGATTATCTTGTGTATCATTGAGGTCGTCATCATCCTGCTTCTGATTTTCCTTCGCAAACGGATTGTCATCGCCATAGCCCTGATCAAGGAGGCCAGCAG ggcgGTCGGTCACGTCATGTGCTCCCTGATCTATCCCCTGTTGACCTTTGCCCTCCTGGCTCTCGTCATCGCCTACTGGGCCATCACCGCGGT CTTCTTATCCACCTCCAACGAGCCTGTTTACAAAGTGTTTCCAAACAACACGAACAACGAGTCATCGTGCATCTACTCCAGAAAAACATGCGACCCACAG acttTCAACACCACCAACATGACGAAGGCGTGCCCGGATGCGAAGTGCTTGTTTGCGTTCTACGGCGGCGAGACGTACTACCACAAGTACCTCATCTTCTTCCAgttctacaacgtcttcctcttCTTCTGGTGCGCCAACTTCGTGACGGCCCTGGGGCAGGTGACGCTGGCAGGAGCCTTCGCCTCCTTCTACTGGGCCTTCAAGAAACCCGACGACATGCCCGCTTTCCCCATCTTCACCTCGCTCGGCCGGGCGCTCAG GtaccacacggggtcgctggcgTTCGGATCGCTCATCCTGTCTATTGTGCAGGTCATCAGAGTCCTGCTGGAATACCTGGACCACAAACTCAAAG GTCACCAGAACAAGTTCACCAAGTTCCTGCTGTGTTGTTTGAAGTGCTGTTTCTGGTGCCTGGAAAAGTTCATCAAGTTCCTGAACAGAAACGCCTACATCATG atcgCAATCTATGGAAAAAACTTCTGCACCTCTGCTAGGAACGCCTTCTTCCTCCTCATGAGAAATATCGTTAG GGTTGCGGTTCTGAACAAAGTAACAGAATTCCTGCTCTTCTTGGGGAAGCTTCTTATCGTCGGAAGTGTTG GGATCCtgtctttcttcttcttttcagGGAGAATAAAACCCATTGAGGACACCGCCCCAACACTCAACTACTACTGGGTCCCTATACTG ACGGTGGTGATCGGGTCGTACTTCATCGCTCACGGCTTCTTCAGTGTCTACGGCATGTGTGTGGACACGCTGTTCCTGTGTTTCT GCGAGGACCTGGAGAGGAACGATGGCTCCGAAGAAAAACCGTACTACATGTCCATGGAGCTCCATGACATCCTGTCTAAGAGCCACGTCCTGGAGACTGAGGACAAGAGTACAGAAACCCAGGAGTAG